One Roseimaritima multifibrata DNA window includes the following coding sequences:
- a CDS encoding glycosyltransferase translates to MNGLITIATNGECLQRAVALSISAKRFGVPTVLLYARIQPSRYSTFFEEVVDVSKHMPINQSSTHRDRELKKLCYQYSQRYAACAFANANSLVIRDPAPMFRVLSEFGIHTPGGSVVAAKQAWATPSGLSAREVATAVGVGESSPIHTLNSGFLFWTRGHRAEKWFHRFESLFHDILETPQYSATKSVNDALCMSLAFAHLDIPLNFSDSSIGVWDAIDLQLCIKSEKFRCKKGHFWNGHVFHPFIANFGDGAPSALYRECVKYLQDTIEAASLPLFAPKPTGDAPNVLSSFICRAKFDAYSISREEYSAIIRYVKENNICSVLEFGPGASTWAFLEAGCKVVTCESNPRFLKHYRDVFKEYPEVKVIEYKDEAEIEIPQLGSACFDLGLVDGPVGLRPEDPRKFSRLNSSEFTSRRCSKWVLHDSLRPGEQETLRIFREKGWSLRPLAGHPKLTEVSRGLDTSAINSAQHATHKINSSESISYRSYDFSHWSSLPKVSCQCITFGRPELLNEAVESFLRQDYPGVKELVILNDSESVLLECYDDSQIYVENVRRRFRTIGEKRNACCALSTGDVILPWDDDDICLPWRISVTIEKMINRQYSKPSQLWYLGTDGLSIRKSMAHAMGGWSRELFDSVRGYPHIQSGQDQAIEGLFGKTGLRNVTQLTEHDVFYIYRFPGTGSYHLSAHGYGQGYDRAGKFVSENVRQGTYKISPHWKLDYVAMVQDAITSHSGKNGC, encoded by the coding sequence ATGAACGGTCTAATCACTATTGCGACAAACGGTGAATGCCTACAGCGTGCGGTTGCCTTGTCAATATCCGCCAAGCGTTTCGGCGTCCCTACCGTGCTCCTCTACGCGCGGATTCAGCCAAGTCGCTACTCGACTTTTTTTGAAGAAGTAGTTGATGTGTCAAAGCACATGCCGATAAACCAAAGCAGCACACATCGCGATAGAGAGCTGAAGAAACTGTGCTATCAGTATTCGCAGCGATATGCGGCTTGCGCGTTCGCCAATGCGAACTCATTGGTCATTCGTGACCCTGCTCCCATGTTCCGTGTGCTATCCGAGTTTGGAATCCATACCCCTGGCGGATCAGTCGTGGCCGCCAAGCAAGCCTGGGCAACGCCAAGCGGCCTCTCGGCTCGCGAAGTAGCAACTGCTGTTGGGGTAGGAGAGAGCTCACCAATTCATACGCTCAACAGCGGGTTTTTATTTTGGACTCGTGGCCATCGGGCAGAGAAATGGTTTCATCGATTCGAATCTCTTTTTCATGACATCCTGGAAACGCCGCAGTATTCCGCGACAAAAAGTGTGAATGATGCCTTGTGCATGTCGCTGGCATTTGCCCACTTAGACATTCCACTTAACTTTTCTGACAGTTCAATCGGAGTTTGGGATGCAATTGATTTACAGTTGTGCATTAAGTCCGAGAAATTTCGGTGCAAAAAAGGGCACTTCTGGAATGGGCACGTGTTTCATCCATTTATTGCAAATTTCGGGGACGGCGCGCCGTCTGCGCTGTACAGGGAGTGTGTAAAGTATCTGCAAGATACGATCGAAGCGGCATCACTCCCCTTGTTTGCCCCCAAGCCTACAGGCGATGCCCCGAACGTTCTGTCTTCTTTTATTTGCCGGGCAAAGTTTGATGCGTATTCCATCAGCAGGGAAGAATACTCAGCGATCATTAGATATGTAAAGGAAAATAATATCTGCTCAGTGCTAGAGTTTGGCCCAGGAGCGTCTACGTGGGCATTTTTAGAAGCCGGCTGCAAAGTTGTGACCTGCGAAAGTAATCCGCGCTTCCTAAAGCACTACCGTGACGTTTTCAAAGAATACCCTGAAGTAAAAGTAATTGAGTACAAGGACGAAGCGGAGATTGAAATCCCGCAGCTTGGTTCGGCGTGCTTCGATCTTGGGCTTGTTGACGGTCCGGTTGGTTTAAGGCCTGAGGACCCTCGTAAGTTCTCGCGACTGAACAGCAGTGAGTTTACTTCAAGACGTTGTTCGAAATGGGTCTTGCACGATTCGCTGAGGCCTGGAGAACAGGAAACACTGAGGATTTTTCGAGAAAAGGGTTGGAGCCTGCGTCCTTTGGCAGGGCACCCTAAGTTAACAGAGGTTTCTCGCGGCTTGGACACTAGTGCAATCAATTCTGCTCAGCATGCGACTCACAAAATAAATAGCTCTGAGTCTATCTCTTATCGTTCATACGATTTTTCACACTGGAGCTCCCTTCCCAAAGTTTCGTGCCAGTGCATCACCTTTGGAAGGCCTGAATTGCTGAACGAAGCTGTGGAGTCATTTCTCCGGCAAGACTACCCGGGAGTAAAAGAGTTAGTCATTCTGAACGACTCCGAGAGCGTTTTGCTTGAGTGCTATGACGATTCACAGATTTATGTAGAAAATGTCCGACGTCGGTTCCGTACTATTGGTGAAAAACGCAATGCGTGCTGCGCGTTGTCCACCGGGGACGTGATTCTTCCCTGGGACGACGACGACATCTGCCTGCCCTGGAGAATATCGGTAACGATAGAGAAGATGATCAATCGACAGTATTCGAAACCCTCGCAGCTGTGGTACCTTGGTACTGATGGATTATCCATTCGCAAATCCATGGCCCATGCGATGGGTGGGTGGAGTCGAGAGCTATTCGATTCTGTTCGGGGATATCCTCATATCCAAAGTGGACAGGACCAAGCGATCGAGGGTTTGTTTGGTAAAACAGGACTGCGAAACGTGACACAACTAACCGAACACGATGTTTTTTACATCTACCGCTTTCCCGGCACAGGTAGTTACCACTTATCAGCCCATGGATACGGACAGGGCTACGACCGTGCTGGCAAGTTCGTTTCGGAGAACGTGCGACAGGGGACTTACAAAATTTCCCCGCACTGGAAATTGGATTACGTTGCAATGGTCCAAGACGCGATTACTTCACATTCTGGAAAGAACGGGTGCTGA
- a CDS encoding SHD1 domain-containing protein, with protein MHWSKCNAVMLCLAIGLALFCQSTGSSQEQRTWKDTTGQFSIDAVLNSQDENSVSLKTVDGRLMNVPKSKLSKSDLDYLQALPATAPTPSAAAAEQMLTAKLNGEPTAGKPKETLPDFLSRIGTPFYIDRASLEEIGLTLEVEINTDVPAPSLADQLDAALAPLSLTWYRLRTVLVVATKEATEKKGMETLAYRIPIPRNDVSAVKARLETVEPSSWESSGGDGTIAVLPGAMMIRQSPEIHRQLARQLKLRPLPHRYVQPLDNQIVSVQITRGNLEAFAKQIGDQLKRNITLADSNARNALLTADFTNVTAADALEVAANRIDGEWLENPAGLELVSKQQASQQLEQRRVTIPFGSPQASSLIIQSIMNLVEPDSWAPLGGPGNMQYAGGKSFQVSQTQPVFRKLGQLIADLSVVR; from the coding sequence ATGCATTGGTCAAAATGTAACGCGGTGATGCTATGCCTTGCGATTGGCTTAGCTCTGTTTTGCCAATCAACTGGGTCCTCACAGGAACAGCGAACCTGGAAAGACACAACAGGGCAGTTTTCTATCGACGCGGTGTTGAATTCTCAGGACGAAAATTCTGTTAGCCTGAAAACCGTCGATGGCAGGCTGATGAACGTTCCGAAAAGCAAACTAAGCAAGAGCGACCTGGACTACTTGCAGGCACTGCCAGCGACGGCCCCAACACCTTCTGCGGCGGCAGCGGAACAGATGCTGACGGCAAAATTAAATGGAGAGCCGACTGCAGGAAAGCCCAAAGAAACGTTGCCTGACTTTCTTAGCCGAATAGGCACGCCCTTTTATATTGACCGCGCCAGTTTGGAGGAAATCGGCTTAACGCTTGAGGTGGAAATCAACACGGACGTACCTGCACCATCACTGGCCGACCAACTGGATGCCGCTTTGGCGCCACTCAGTTTGACATGGTATCGCCTCCGCACCGTTTTGGTTGTCGCCACCAAAGAAGCGACGGAGAAAAAAGGGATGGAAACCTTAGCCTACCGAATTCCGATCCCTAGGAACGATGTATCGGCAGTGAAAGCGCGACTCGAAACGGTCGAACCTTCCAGCTGGGAATCGTCGGGTGGCGACGGCACTATCGCAGTCCTGCCAGGCGCTATGATGATTCGGCAATCGCCGGAAATCCATCGCCAACTCGCTCGGCAACTCAAGCTCCGCCCGCTGCCTCATCGTTACGTCCAACCACTCGACAATCAGATCGTCTCGGTTCAAATCACGCGTGGAAATTTGGAGGCATTCGCGAAACAGATCGGAGACCAACTAAAACGCAACATCACCTTGGCAGACTCAAACGCTCGTAACGCCTTACTAACGGCCGATTTTACCAACGTGACTGCTGCGGATGCCCTTGAGGTGGCGGCAAATCGGATCGATGGTGAATGGCTGGAAAATCCGGCGGGCCTGGAATTGGTTTCCAAGCAACAGGCGAGCCAGCAACTCGAACAACGGCGCGTCACGATTCCCTTTGGTTCACCACAAGCCTCTTCACTAATCATCCAATCGATCATGAATTTGGTGGAACCTGATTCCTGGGCACCGCTGGGCGGCCCCGGTAACATGCAATATGCAGGTGGAAAGAGTTTCCAAGTTTCACAAACGCAGCCCGTGTTTCGCAAGCTAGGTCAATTGATTGCGGATCTAAGCGTTGTCCGCTGA
- a CDS encoding glycosyltransferase, whose protein sequence is MFAGIGCYSVPARIRGRSRNRFRCLPWRAGRTSSLPHERVFCVIDEICVIGFPSRLGGADTELDHQIRVWQHLGVKVHLIHTFPLDHNCHLMQMEKRGCVVHRPRDWAACEGKHVIAYCNSGFLENIEAIRALARTTTFVNCMTWLFEKEKEAHKRGLIDFFVYQTNHVIDKVGAELRAINACYRPIKIDPYFHLSDFPFTEERSDETFRFARISRSDPAKFHPSQLWIYETMVAPVLKSGIMLGVDNKIREKIGTEPDWIRAFPAGEVSVKSVYECSHCLILASETYENLPRIAFEAMASGCLLIVDDRGGWQELVKHRETGYLCKDPRDFVYYASRAAYEIQERNQMVKNAREWLNERYSLELAGEQWLGFFETLSKTEMNRSPA, encoded by the coding sequence GTGTTCGCTGGCATCGGCTGCTACTCTGTACCGGCTAGAATTCGTGGTAGATCAAGAAATCGGTTCCGCTGCCTTCCTTGGAGGGCAGGCCGAACAAGCAGCTTACCGCACGAAAGGGTGTTTTGCGTGATAGACGAAATTTGCGTAATTGGGTTTCCTTCACGATTGGGAGGAGCAGATACGGAACTAGATCACCAAATTCGGGTCTGGCAGCACTTAGGAGTGAAGGTGCATTTGATTCACACTTTCCCGTTAGATCACAACTGTCACTTGATGCAGATGGAAAAACGTGGTTGCGTCGTCCATCGGCCCCGTGACTGGGCAGCTTGCGAAGGAAAGCATGTGATCGCCTATTGCAACTCCGGTTTTTTGGAGAACATTGAGGCAATTCGGGCACTGGCACGAACGACAACCTTCGTTAATTGCATGACCTGGTTATTTGAGAAGGAGAAAGAGGCACACAAGAGAGGGTTGATTGACTTCTTTGTCTACCAGACGAATCACGTCATTGACAAGGTTGGTGCAGAACTGCGAGCAATCAACGCCTGCTACCGTCCGATAAAAATCGACCCATATTTCCACTTAAGCGATTTCCCCTTCACTGAAGAACGCTCTGACGAAACCTTTCGTTTCGCGAGAATTTCCCGTAGCGATCCTGCAAAATTCCATCCTTCCCAGCTGTGGATCTATGAGACAATGGTTGCTCCTGTCTTGAAAAGTGGAATCATGCTGGGAGTTGACAATAAAATTCGCGAGAAGATTGGTACAGAGCCAGACTGGATCCGGGCTTTTCCTGCGGGCGAAGTTTCTGTGAAATCGGTCTACGAGTGTTCACACTGCCTGATTCTTGCATCAGAAACCTACGAAAATTTACCTCGGATTGCTTTTGAAGCGATGGCCAGCGGATGTCTTTTGATCGTTGATGACCGAGGAGGTTGGCAAGAGTTGGTAAAACACCGCGAAACAGGTTATCTGTGCAAAGACCCTCGGGACTTCGTTTACTACGCATCGCGAGCGGCATACGAAATCCAAGAACGAAATCAAATGGTAAAGAACGCGCGTGAGTGGCTAAACGAAAGGTACTCTCTTGAGCTAGCCGGCGAGCAATGGCTTGGGTTTTTCGAGACCCTTTCGAAAACGGAAATGAATCGTTCGCCTGCTTGA
- a CDS encoding class I SAM-dependent methyltransferase: MDETKLNTLVGSVLHDLGGAFIVPLVQIGERLGIYEKLNELGPSTSHELAESTGLAERYLAEWLCAQAASNYIAYDAEAGKFSMTPEQAFVFANRSSPFYLAPAFGAAAAFQDNEPQVREAFQTGSGVSWGDQTHCLSCAVARFFRPGYENHLIQAWLPSIEGMIAKLEKGIRVADVGCGHGITTTIMAQVFPNSEFIGFDFHKNSIEEARKHAASHELTNVRFEVALAKELPGKYSLVTVFDCLHDMGDPIGGMEHIHAALESDGTCMIVEPMAGDTVAENMNPVSRLYYAASTMVCVPTSLAQETGAALGAQAGEKRLKEIILEGAGFSHCRRIAETPFNIVLQAQP, encoded by the coding sequence ATGGATGAAACGAAACTAAACACGCTTGTTGGCAGTGTGCTTCACGATCTAGGGGGGGCATTCATCGTGCCGCTTGTACAGATCGGAGAACGCCTAGGTATCTACGAGAAACTGAACGAATTGGGACCGAGTACGTCGCACGAATTGGCCGAGTCGACGGGGTTGGCTGAACGCTATTTGGCCGAATGGTTGTGCGCTCAGGCCGCTTCAAACTACATCGCCTACGATGCGGAAGCCGGGAAATTTTCGATGACCCCCGAGCAGGCTTTTGTCTTCGCGAATCGCAGTAGCCCGTTTTACCTTGCTCCAGCTTTCGGAGCCGCCGCCGCATTTCAGGACAACGAACCGCAAGTGCGAGAAGCGTTTCAAACCGGGAGCGGCGTTTCGTGGGGCGATCAGACTCACTGCTTGTCATGTGCGGTCGCAAGGTTTTTTCGGCCGGGTTACGAAAATCACCTCATTCAAGCTTGGTTGCCATCGATCGAAGGGATGATTGCCAAACTAGAAAAGGGAATCCGAGTTGCCGACGTGGGATGCGGGCACGGAATAACGACAACAATCATGGCGCAGGTATTTCCAAATTCCGAATTTATCGGCTTCGATTTTCATAAGAACTCGATTGAAGAAGCTCGCAAGCACGCAGCGTCTCACGAATTAACGAACGTCAGGTTTGAAGTCGCTCTCGCTAAAGAGCTGCCTGGAAAGTACTCCCTCGTAACCGTTTTTGATTGCTTACACGACATGGGGGATCCGATCGGCGGCATGGAGCATATTCACGCCGCATTGGAGTCCGATGGCACGTGTATGATTGTTGAGCCGATGGCTGGTGATACGGTCGCGGAAAACATGAATCCAGTTAGTCGACTTTATTATGCTGCGTCGACGATGGTCTGCGTGCCGACCTCGCTAGCGCAGGAGACCGGCGCAGCATTGGGGGCTCAAGCCGGAGAGAAGCGATTGAAGGAAATCATCCTCGAAGGTGCTGGATTCTCTCACTGCCGTCGAATTGCAGAGACGCCCTTTAACATCGTGTTGCAAGCTCAGCCGTAG
- a CDS encoding peptidase associated/transthyretin-like domain-containing protein, with product MATDITLTGKVWMANGEPAVGATILCDDYSPEPVRVLTDENGDFLLRVEGHWDTQISAASNDLRQQAALRISSADLRSVQNEPIRIQLRDARPIQLEIRKNGEPVAAARIGIQNRPLSLTKTDSDGNATAWVPADEKVDRIWVFHPQEGVAAWEPGQSDHQLQDGVPLQLSMHSANPHLIRMRDQFRDPVEGVTGMLPKT from the coding sequence TTGGCGACTGACATTACTTTGACCGGCAAGGTATGGATGGCAAACGGGGAACCAGCAGTTGGTGCAACCATCCTGTGCGACGATTATTCGCCAGAACCTGTGCGAGTTCTGACCGATGAGAATGGGGACTTCCTCTTAAGGGTTGAAGGCCACTGGGATACGCAAATTTCAGCAGCGAGCAATGACCTGCGTCAGCAGGCGGCACTGCGAATCTCCTCCGCCGATTTGCGTAGCGTACAAAACGAGCCGATCCGAATTCAACTTCGCGACGCACGGCCGATCCAACTTGAAATCCGCAAGAATGGCGAACCGGTGGCCGCGGCCAGAATTGGAATTCAAAACCGTCCGCTTAGCTTGACGAAAACGGATTCTGATGGCAACGCGACCGCATGGGTGCCCGCAGATGAAAAGGTTGACCGCATTTGGGTTTTTCATCCCCAAGAAGGTGTCGCGGCATGGGAGCCCGGCCAAAGTGACCATCAACTTCAAGACGGCGTGCCACTACAGCTCTCAATGCATTCCGCCAATCCTCATCTCATTCGCATGCGAGATCAATTCAGGGATCCCGTTGAAGGGGTCACTGGAATGCTCCCCAAAACCTGA